Proteins from a single region of Nitrososphaerota archaeon:
- a CDS encoding GDP-mannose 4,6-dehydratase yields MKVLITGASGMVGRNLAGYFAEKGVGTVLTDLAGWELSGDLLDRDFVFGTLNSQEFDAIIHLAAITEIKKTIEDPRLCFEVNCFGTLNVLELAKKKGVGRVIVASSANVFGAPKSNPVSEESPFDPRVPYDYSKVVSENMAMAFHKSVNLPVSITRSWLLFGEHDQPTRATIRFIRACLRDEPLTLYNGGRDTTSPSHAVNYAKLALSILTNDKAVGQAFNFGGTGPVTIRELAETVKRLTGSKSELKLLPPRSELEKDPQVSYPTIMKAQSLLGYTPELTLEQGLMRTIDWVKSQS; encoded by the coding sequence ATGAAGGTCCTGATAACCGGCGCTTCCGGGATGGTGGGGCGGAACCTCGCGGGGTACTTCGCTGAGAAAGGGGTGGGCACGGTCCTTACAGATCTCGCGGGGTGGGAGCTCTCCGGCGACCTGCTCGACAGGGACTTCGTCTTCGGGACCCTCAACTCCCAGGAGTTCGACGCCATAATCCACCTCGCTGCGATAACGGAGATCAAGAAGACCATAGAAGACCCGAGGCTCTGCTTCGAGGTCAACTGCTTCGGGACCCTCAACGTCCTCGAGCTCGCGAAGAAGAAGGGGGTGGGGCGGGTCATCGTCGCGTCGTCGGCCAACGTCTTCGGGGCGCCGAAGTCCAACCCTGTCTCCGAAGAGTCTCCTTTCGACCCCCGCGTCCCCTACGACTACTCCAAGGTGGTGAGCGAGAACATGGCCATGGCGTTCCACAAGTCCGTGAATCTCCCCGTCTCCATCACGAGGAGCTGGCTGTTGTTCGGAGAGCACGACCAGCCCACCAGGGCGACCATCCGGTTCATCAGGGCGTGCCTCAGGGACGAGCCCCTCACACTCTACAACGGCGGGAGGGACACCACATCGCCGTCCCACGCGGTCAACTACGCGAAGCTCGCTCTCTCCATACTGACCAACGACAAGGCGGTGGGGCAGGCGTTCAACTTCGGGGGGACTGGTCCGGTCACGATCAGGGAGCTGGCCGAGACCGTGAAGCGCCTCACAGGCTCGAAATCAGAGCTCAAGCTCCTGCCGCCCAGGAGCGAGCTCGAGAAGGACCCCCAGGTCAGCTACCCGACCATAATGAAGGCGCAGAGCCTCCTCGGGTACACTCCGGAGCTCACCTTGGAGCAGGGGCTGATGCGGACGATCGACTGGGTGAAATCCCAGAGCTAG
- a CDS encoding aldehyde dehydrogenase has translation MLIQGQLEDAQGADVIRVANPATGEAVDTVPKGTREDARRAIDAAADAFKVWSEKPNIERSRVLLKTAELVRASVDDLGATLTMEQGKPLGEAKGEIGSFANTCEYYAGLIGRERGAHNPFSTGEGFFIVTKRPLGVVGAILPWNFPVSLMGWKVAPGLAAGNTFVVKPASTTPITDVKVGSLMVKAGLTPGAVNVVTGPGAVVGEELLDNPKVAKIAFTGETGTGKRIMEGSAKSIKRLTLELGGSDPMIVCDDADIELAVEGAAWGRFRNCGQSCTSVKRLFLFESIAERFVEKFAEKVRTIRIGNGMEKSTHMGPVHTAEQRGRVESMVEDAENRGAKELVQGGRPAGKELSRGNFLSPVVLTGVDYDSQIAREECFGPALPIFVVKDLDEALERANDTLYGLGSSVWTKDVERAYYAAERIQAGTTWVNSPPIARAEVPFGGFKQSGFGRELGFEGLDHYYETKSIQVLEYSKGKKWAFPIN, from the coding sequence ATGCTCATCCAAGGCCAGCTGGAGGACGCCCAAGGCGCCGACGTCATACGGGTCGCGAACCCTGCGACCGGGGAGGCGGTGGACACGGTCCCCAAGGGGACCAGGGAGGACGCCCGGAGGGCGATTGACGCCGCCGCCGACGCATTCAAGGTCTGGTCCGAGAAACCGAACATAGAGCGCTCCAGGGTCCTTCTGAAGACGGCCGAGCTGGTGAGGGCCAGCGTCGACGACCTGGGAGCCACCCTCACAATGGAGCAGGGGAAGCCGCTGGGAGAGGCCAAGGGCGAGATAGGCTCATTCGCGAACACCTGTGAATACTACGCAGGGCTGATAGGGCGCGAACGGGGGGCGCACAACCCGTTCTCAACCGGAGAGGGGTTCTTCATAGTCACGAAGAGGCCGTTGGGCGTCGTGGGGGCGATCCTCCCCTGGAACTTCCCCGTATCGCTGATGGGGTGGAAAGTGGCCCCCGGGCTCGCCGCGGGGAACACGTTCGTGGTCAAGCCGGCCAGCACCACTCCTATCACCGACGTCAAGGTCGGCAGCCTGATGGTGAAGGCGGGGTTGACCCCGGGGGCGGTCAATGTGGTCACCGGGCCCGGCGCGGTGGTCGGGGAGGAGCTCCTCGACAACCCCAAGGTAGCCAAGATCGCGTTCACGGGGGAGACCGGGACCGGGAAGAGGATTATGGAGGGGTCGGCGAAGTCGATCAAGCGGCTCACCCTCGAACTGGGAGGCTCCGACCCTATGATCGTCTGTGACGACGCGGACATCGAACTCGCCGTTGAGGGAGCGGCCTGGGGGAGATTCAGGAACTGCGGTCAGTCGTGCACCTCGGTCAAGAGGCTCTTCCTGTTCGAGTCCATAGCGGAGCGGTTCGTGGAAAAGTTCGCGGAAAAGGTCAGGACGATAAGGATCGGGAACGGGATGGAGAAGTCCACCCACATGGGCCCGGTCCACACCGCAGAACAGAGGGGGAGAGTGGAGTCGATGGTCGAGGATGCCGAGAACCGCGGCGCCAAGGAACTGGTGCAAGGTGGGAGGCCCGCAGGCAAGGAGCTTTCCCGCGGGAACTTCCTCTCTCCAGTGGTGCTTACAGGAGTAGACTACGACTCCCAGATCGCAAGGGAGGAGTGCTTCGGGCCCGCGCTCCCCATCTTCGTGGTGAAGGACCTCGACGAGGCGCTGGAGAGGGCTAACGACACCCTCTACGGCCTCGGGTCGTCGGTCTGGACGAAGGACGTAGAGAGGGCATACTACGCCGCCGAACGGATCCAGGCCGGCACCACCTGGGTCAACTCCCCACCCATAGCGAGGGCTGAAGTCCCCTTCGGAGGGTTCAAACAGAGCGGGTTCGGGAGGGAGCTCGGATTCGAGGGCCTGGACCATTACTACGAGACGAAGAGCATCCAGGTCCTGGAATACTCGAAAGGGAAGAAGTGGGCGTTCCCAATCAACTAG
- a CDS encoding MoxR family ATPase gives MTGELKEKILEQVRKVVIGRERETELLLVSFLARGHVLLEGVPGVSKTILAKAFAKCLGVEFKRIQFTPDMLPMDMLGGFIFDMKQRDFEFRKGPVFTNLLLADEINRAPPKVQSALLESMQEAQVTVEGHTEPLPDPFMVIATQNPQEFQGVYPLPENQLDRFMMRIEMGYPNLTTESAIIKRNLSDMGTQAVEQILRADELAKTFRDVADVTVSDEIAEYISVLGLESRNESRLSLGASPRALVQLAHCSRAVAFLAGRGYVTPEDIKEVALYVLGHRVKLDQSAVLVGKVDDPAEVVRDILTKVKPPR, from the coding sequence TTGACAGGAGAGCTAAAGGAGAAGATACTCGAGCAGGTTAGGAAGGTGGTCATCGGGAGGGAAAGGGAGACCGAACTCCTCCTGGTGTCGTTCCTGGCGAGAGGGCACGTACTCCTGGAAGGAGTTCCAGGCGTGTCGAAGACCATACTCGCGAAAGCCTTCGCCAAGTGCCTGGGGGTCGAGTTCAAACGAATCCAGTTCACCCCGGATATGCTCCCCATGGACATGTTGGGGGGCTTCATATTCGACATGAAGCAGAGGGATTTCGAGTTTAGGAAGGGTCCCGTGTTTACCAACCTCCTCCTCGCCGACGAAATCAACAGGGCGCCCCCCAAGGTCCAGAGTGCTCTCCTCGAGTCGATGCAGGAGGCCCAGGTTACGGTGGAAGGGCACACGGAGCCCCTGCCTGACCCGTTCATGGTTATTGCCACGCAGAACCCGCAGGAGTTCCAGGGCGTGTACCCGCTTCCGGAGAATCAGCTCGACCGATTCATGATGAGGATTGAGATGGGATACCCTAACCTCACCACCGAGTCGGCCATCATCAAGAGGAACCTCAGTGACATGGGGACGCAGGCGGTCGAGCAAATCCTCCGGGCCGACGAGCTCGCGAAAACATTCCGGGATGTCGCCGACGTCACAGTCTCAGACGAGATAGCGGAATACATCTCTGTGTTGGGTCTGGAGAGCAGGAATGAGAGCAGGCTGAGCCTCGGCGCCAGCCCCAGGGCCCTGGTCCAGCTCGCCCACTGTTCGAGAGCGGTCGCATTCCTGGCAGGCAGAGGCTACGTGACACCTGAAGACATCAAGGAGGTCGCCCTGTACGTCCTAGGACACAGGGTAAAGCTCGACCAGTCAGCGGTGCTGGTCGGAAAGGTCGATGACCCAGCTGAGGTGGTCCGGGACATCCTCACAAAAGTGAAGCCGCCACGATAA
- a CDS encoding iron-containing alcohol dehydrogenase: MKFHYFLPTKLSFGFGALDEIGAEAKGLGGTRALLVTDKVMVKTGIAGKVEDGLKGVSCDLFDEVEAEPRIEVAQAVADRVRAAGYDIVIGVGGGSSMDMAKVASGLATNPGPAKSFVGSNLFAKRPLPSIMVPTTAGTGAELTVTSMVTVDGHKQWINSPLLLPSAAVVDPELTMSMPPGVTAATGMDALCHNVEAYLSSAASPITDSAALEGIRLIVANLETAFDAGGDRKAREAMSAGALMGGIALQARMVYGHSIGYTIATRFRLPHGVSCGVPLPYMISNYAVACGPKVGRLAEAFGVDPTGDPAVVGLAVGERAKGIAAHIKVPTTLKEVGVAEGDLASLAEECVTMYPRPNSPLVFDAKSMAGLYRRMWEGDLRS, from the coding sequence TTGAAGTTCCACTACTTCCTCCCCACAAAGCTGTCGTTCGGGTTCGGAGCCCTGGACGAGATCGGTGCCGAGGCGAAAGGACTCGGCGGGACGAGGGCGCTGTTGGTGACCGACAAGGTGATGGTCAAGACAGGGATAGCGGGCAAGGTTGAGGACGGCCTCAAAGGGGTCAGTTGCGATCTGTTCGACGAAGTGGAAGCCGAGCCGAGGATAGAGGTGGCCCAGGCGGTCGCGGACAGGGTCCGGGCGGCCGGATACGACATCGTGATTGGGGTCGGAGGGGGGAGCTCGATGGACATGGCGAAGGTCGCTTCGGGGCTCGCCACCAACCCAGGGCCAGCGAAGTCATTCGTAGGGAGCAACCTGTTCGCGAAGAGGCCCCTCCCTTCCATCATGGTCCCGACCACCGCAGGGACGGGCGCCGAGCTGACGGTGACTTCCATGGTGACCGTAGACGGGCACAAGCAGTGGATCAACAGCCCGCTCCTCCTCCCTTCCGCTGCGGTGGTAGACCCGGAGCTGACGATGTCCATGCCTCCCGGGGTGACTGCGGCGACCGGGATGGACGCCCTCTGCCACAACGTGGAAGCCTACCTCTCCTCCGCCGCCAGCCCCATAACGGACTCCGCGGCCCTGGAGGGGATCAGGCTGATCGTGGCGAACCTGGAGACGGCCTTCGACGCGGGAGGAGACAGGAAGGCGAGGGAGGCGATGAGCGCGGGCGCGCTGATGGGAGGGATCGCCCTCCAGGCCAGGATGGTCTACGGCCACTCGATAGGGTACACCATCGCTACGCGGTTCAGGTTGCCTCACGGGGTGTCGTGCGGCGTCCCCCTCCCGTACATGATCTCCAACTACGCGGTCGCCTGCGGCCCGAAGGTGGGCCGCCTGGCAGAGGCATTCGGGGTCGACCCCACGGGTGACCCCGCCGTGGTCGGGCTGGCCGTCGGAGAGAGGGCGAAAGGGATCGCGGCCCACATCAAGGTCCCGACCACCCTGAAAGAGGTCGGGGTCGCGGAGGGGGACCTGGCTTCCCTCGCCGAGGAGTGCGTGACGATGTACCCGAGGCCGAACAGCCCGCTGGTCTTCGACGCCAAGAGCATGGCCGGGCTCTACAGGAGGATGTGGGAAGGAGACCTCAGGTCCTGA
- the carA gene encoding glutamine-hydrolyzing carbamoyl-phosphate synthase small subunit yields MPLLRVLSPRKEALLLLEDGSTFFGQGLGAEVDVVGEVVFSTGMVGYLESMSDPSYAGQILAFTYPLIGNYGVPPYSHKDAYGLPRFFESDSIKVKGIAVQEACEAPSHWASKRTVAKWMESEGIPGIQGVDTRALVTRLRESGVMMGIIANSAGAKDREAAAELLSKAGRYSSQNLVRGVSVAKPVVHGAAGPRVALLDCGTKYGIVRNLLRRGFQVVRLPYDSSYSTVMKSDPVGVVVCNGPGDPVMLTETAKSVGVLVDSEVPVLGVCLGEQVVGMSQGVETFKLKYGHRGQNKPCVDLTTGRGYVTSQNHGYALSEKSLEGTELKRWFVNADDGTVEGVYHQARPCIAVQFHPEATPGPYDTEFVFDRFADMTRGVSPRGGELRSVKV; encoded by the coding sequence CTGCCTCTTCTTAGAGTGCTCTCGCCGAGAAAAGAAGCGCTGCTTCTCCTCGAGGACGGTTCTACCTTCTTTGGACAGGGACTCGGGGCGGAAGTCGACGTCGTAGGCGAGGTCGTCTTCAGCACCGGGATGGTCGGGTACCTGGAGTCGATGTCCGACCCTTCTTATGCGGGGCAGATACTCGCGTTCACCTATCCGCTCATAGGCAACTACGGGGTCCCTCCATACTCGCATAAGGACGCCTACGGGCTCCCAAGGTTCTTCGAGTCAGATTCGATAAAGGTGAAGGGGATCGCCGTCCAGGAGGCTTGCGAGGCCCCCAGCCACTGGGCGTCGAAGAGGACCGTGGCGAAGTGGATGGAGTCCGAAGGCATCCCTGGAATCCAGGGGGTCGACACGAGGGCCCTCGTCACCCGGTTGAGGGAGTCCGGGGTCATGATGGGGATCATCGCCAACTCCGCTGGCGCCAAGGACAGGGAGGCTGCTGCCGAGCTTCTTTCCAAGGCGGGGCGCTATTCCTCCCAGAACCTCGTCAGAGGCGTGTCGGTGGCGAAACCCGTGGTGCACGGCGCCGCCGGGCCGCGGGTCGCCCTGCTCGACTGCGGGACGAAGTACGGGATAGTGAGGAACCTCCTCAGGAGGGGGTTCCAGGTGGTCCGCCTCCCCTATGACTCGAGCTACTCCACCGTGATGAAGAGCGACCCCGTGGGGGTCGTGGTCTGCAACGGGCCGGGAGACCCTGTCATGCTCACTGAGACGGCGAAGAGCGTCGGGGTCCTCGTGGACTCCGAGGTCCCGGTCTTGGGCGTCTGCCTCGGGGAGCAGGTGGTCGGCATGTCTCAGGGGGTGGAGACCTTCAAGCTGAAGTACGGCCACAGGGGGCAGAACAAGCCCTGCGTCGACCTGACGACCGGGCGCGGATACGTCACCAGCCAGAACCACGGCTACGCCCTCTCGGAAAAGTCGCTGGAGGGGACAGAGCTCAAACGGTGGTTCGTAAACGCGGACGACGGGACCGTGGAGGGGGTCTACCACCAGGCCAGGCCGTGCATAGCCGTCCAGTTCCATCCAGAGGCGACCCCCGGACCGTACGACACGGAGTTCGTCTTCGACAGGTTCGCCGACATGACCCGGGGGGTCAGTCCCAGGGGTGGGGAGCTACGAAGCGTGAAAGTGTAG
- the pyrB gene encoding aspartate carbamoyltransferase, whose product MAPNVDFLGRDVVSARDFKRDQFEKVLNAVHDLESNRGSLDGALRGKLAALLFFEPSTRTYSSFQIAAEKLGMRVSGFAGPTGSSITKGETLHDTVRMFEGYGADVFIIRHSKMGAARFAAENTDVPVISAGDGSREHPTQAMVDLYAIHKAFGRIDGLKVGMLGDLRYGRTSSSLAYALSNFDVEITFIAPEALQMRTEVSQFLKHRGVTPRTERTLKDVAAGLDVLYVTRIQKERIPDPTEYERVKGMYEVNLESLKDAKPSLKVLHPLPRVDELSTDIDETNYAQYFVQAAGGLPLRMVLLNLILGGGR is encoded by the coding sequence ATGGCGCCGAACGTCGACTTCCTGGGGAGGGATGTGGTGAGCGCCCGGGACTTCAAGCGCGACCAGTTCGAGAAGGTGCTGAATGCCGTACACGACCTTGAGAGCAATCGGGGGAGCCTGGACGGGGCCCTCAGAGGTAAGCTGGCGGCTCTCCTGTTCTTCGAGCCGTCCACGCGGACCTATTCGAGCTTCCAGATAGCGGCAGAGAAGCTGGGGATGCGGGTGTCCGGGTTCGCAGGGCCAACAGGATCGTCGATAACGAAGGGGGAAACGCTCCACGACACGGTCAGGATGTTCGAGGGGTACGGGGCGGACGTCTTCATCATCAGGCACTCCAAGATGGGCGCCGCGAGGTTCGCCGCTGAGAACACCGACGTCCCTGTCATAAGCGCCGGGGACGGGAGCAGGGAGCACCCCACCCAGGCGATGGTGGACCTCTACGCCATCCACAAGGCGTTCGGGCGGATCGACGGGCTCAAGGTGGGGATGCTGGGAGACCTCCGGTATGGCAGGACGTCCTCCTCTCTGGCTTACGCCCTCTCCAACTTCGACGTCGAGATCACGTTCATCGCCCCCGAGGCGCTGCAGATGCGCACGGAGGTGTCGCAGTTCCTGAAGCATCGGGGAGTCACCCCGAGGACGGAGCGTACGCTGAAGGACGTCGCGGCGGGGCTCGACGTCCTCTATGTCACCCGGATACAGAAGGAGCGGATCCCAGACCCCACAGAATACGAGAGGGTGAAGGGGATGTACGAAGTCAACCTGGAGTCGCTTAAGGACGCGAAACCTTCCCTCAAGGTCCTCCACCCCCTGCCTAGGGTGGACGAGCTCTCCACGGACATCGACGAGACCAACTACGCCCAGTACTTCGTCCAGGCCGCCGGAGGTCTCCCGTTGAGGATGGTGCTGTTGAACCTCATACTCGGAGGTGGAAGATAG
- a CDS encoding cyclic nucleotide-binding domain-containing protein codes for MAGDSEAVSLIAGVPFFQDLDEKTRRAVVREGKETSYASGDVILGEKGIGVGFYLVLDGRVEVRKSGKVLATLNKGQFFGEMSVIDGQPRSADVVAVSQTRCWILPSWSFAGLIKAHPEVAIPMLKELVKRLRAAQSSPAS; via the coding sequence ATGGCCGGGGATTCCGAAGCGGTCTCTCTTATAGCCGGCGTGCCCTTCTTTCAGGACCTCGACGAGAAGACGCGCAGAGCGGTAGTCCGGGAAGGAAAGGAGACGTCGTACGCCTCCGGGGACGTCATCCTCGGGGAGAAGGGGATAGGGGTGGGCTTCTACCTGGTCCTGGACGGGAGGGTGGAGGTGCGGAAGTCGGGGAAGGTCTTGGCGACCCTGAACAAAGGGCAGTTCTTCGGAGAGATGTCCGTCATAGACGGCCAGCCGAGGTCGGCCGACGTGGTGGCCGTCTCCCAGACGAGGTGCTGGATCCTCCCCAGCTGGAGCTTCGCGGGGCTGATCAAAGCGCACCCGGAGGTCGCGATTCCCATGCTGAAGGAGCTCGTCAAGCGGCTGAGGGCGGCCCAGAGCTCCCCTGCGTCCTGA
- a CDS encoding aspartate carbamoyltransferase regulatory subunit — translation MAAPERERMLVSRIEEGTVIDHIPDWRADMVSRVLRLDKLARMQADVSVVILQNVTSKHLGRKDIIKIDSWHVDERDSDILCLVFPNITVNYIDEGKVSKYSPKVPDAIEERVKCPELNCISNTEREPVVSRFVTLKEERLLQCQYCDTLLGFEKVPDHVRT, via the coding sequence GTGGCCGCGCCTGAAAGAGAGAGGATGCTCGTGAGCAGGATAGAGGAAGGGACGGTCATAGACCACATCCCCGACTGGAGGGCAGACATGGTCTCGCGCGTCCTCAGGCTGGACAAGCTGGCCAGGATGCAGGCAGACGTGTCGGTGGTCATCTTACAGAACGTCACCTCGAAGCACCTCGGCAGGAAGGACATCATCAAGATAGACAGCTGGCACGTGGACGAGCGCGACTCCGACATCCTTTGTCTGGTCTTCCCCAACATCACCGTCAACTACATCGACGAGGGGAAGGTCTCGAAGTACTCTCCCAAGGTGCCTGACGCGATAGAGGAGAGGGTAAAGTGCCCGGAGCTGAACTGTATATCCAACACCGAGAGGGAGCCCGTGGTCTCAAGGTTCGTCACCCTGAAAGAGGAGAGGCTCCTGCAGTGCCAGTACTGCGACACCCTCCTCGGGTTCGAGAAGGTCCCTGACCACGTGAGGACTTAG
- a CDS encoding 30S ribosomal protein S10: protein MPQFARIKLTSTNLPELEKVASDIREIADKTGVKVRGPQPLPTKKLKITTRKAPTGEGSHTFDHWQLRVHRRILDVQPDDRTMRQITKLRIPEDVKVELILTS, encoded by the coding sequence ATGCCCCAGTTCGCCAGGATCAAGCTCACCAGCACCAACCTTCCGGAGCTGGAGAAGGTGGCCAGCGACATCAGGGAGATAGCCGATAAGACCGGGGTGAAGGTGAGGGGCCCGCAGCCGCTCCCTACGAAGAAGCTCAAGATCACCACCCGCAAGGCGCCCACCGGAGAGGGGAGTCACACATTCGACCACTGGCAGCTGAGGGTCCACAGGAGGATACTCGACGTCCAGCCTGACGACAGGACAATGAGACAGATCACGAAGCTCAGGATACCGGAAGACGTGAAGGTCGAGCTTATCCTGACGTCCTAG
- a CDS encoding dihydroorotase family protein — MEHDLVLGGRVVTPGGVEDLEVGVSDGLVREIGRALKGSRRIDAGRCLIFPGFIDLHVHLREPGWERKEDFRTGTRAAAHGGVTAVVDMPNNPTPATTREALDIKARLAREKAVVGVMLNGGVGEKMEDVASISGRVVGYKLYMSETTGARALPTGALGRVFGAVAATGRPLSVHCEDQEVLDESEAKMGEASGAETYPDARPPRAETEAVRRVVAALRETKGLRVNICHASVADTLRLVRSGVEEGLRLSCEASLHHLYFSRRALLDNRLLRTNPPLRGEEDRGALLEGVGDSSVSFLVTDHAPHLEEEKEDQGLAGVPGLDDYSHVVSWLIRDQGVDPTVIARVASSNPAAYLGLRDRGEISPGKRADFTVLDLRSPEVVRRDDVQSRCGWSPYEGREFPGRARYTIVGGEPVLDDGELAR; from the coding sequence ATGGAGCACGACCTCGTCCTCGGGGGCAGGGTCGTGACCCCCGGGGGGGTCGAAGACCTGGAGGTTGGAGTGAGCGACGGACTCGTCAGGGAGATCGGGCGAGCCCTGAAAGGCTCGAGGAGGATCGACGCCGGGAGGTGCCTGATATTCCCCGGGTTCATCGACCTGCACGTGCACCTGAGGGAACCCGGATGGGAGCGGAAGGAGGACTTCAGGACCGGGACGAGAGCGGCCGCCCACGGAGGGGTCACCGCCGTGGTCGACATGCCGAACAACCCGACCCCCGCCACGACCAGGGAAGCGCTCGACATCAAAGCCCGCCTCGCGAGGGAGAAGGCGGTGGTCGGCGTGATGCTCAACGGGGGGGTCGGAGAGAAGATGGAGGACGTCGCGAGCATCTCCGGCAGGGTGGTCGGGTACAAGCTGTACATGTCTGAGACGACGGGAGCGAGGGCTCTCCCGACGGGCGCCCTCGGCCGGGTCTTCGGAGCGGTCGCCGCGACCGGGAGGCCCTTGAGCGTCCATTGTGAGGACCAGGAGGTCTTGGACGAATCTGAGGCGAAGATGGGGGAGGCGTCAGGGGCCGAGACGTACCCCGACGCCAGGCCGCCCCGCGCAGAGACGGAGGCGGTGAGGAGGGTCGTGGCCGCCCTGAGAGAGACGAAAGGGCTCAGGGTTAACATCTGCCATGCGTCAGTCGCCGACACCCTGAGGCTGGTCAGGTCGGGGGTCGAAGAGGGGCTGCGGCTGAGCTGCGAGGCTTCGCTCCACCACCTCTACTTCAGCAGGAGGGCGCTCCTGGACAACAGGCTGCTGAGGACTAACCCTCCCCTCAGGGGAGAGGAGGACAGGGGGGCGCTCCTGGAAGGGGTGGGGGACTCGTCAGTCTCTTTCCTTGTCACCGACCATGCCCCCCACCTCGAAGAGGAGAAGGAGGACCAGGGGCTTGCAGGCGTCCCGGGGCTCGACGACTACTCCCATGTGGTATCCTGGCTGATAAGAGACCAGGGCGTGGACCCGACCGTCATAGCCAGGGTCGCGTCGTCCAACCCGGCCGCATACCTCGGCCTCCGCGACAGGGGCGAGATATCCCCCGGCAAGAGGGCGGACTTCACCGTCCTCGACCTCCGCTCGCCGGAGGTAGTCAGGCGGGACGACGTCCAGAGCAGATGCGGATGGTCCCCCTACGAAGGGAGGGAGTTCCCCGGGCGGGCCAGGTACACAATAGTCGGCGGAGAGCCCGTGCTGGACGACGGAGAGCTGGCTAGATAG
- a CDS encoding sugar phosphate isomerase/epimerase, giving the protein MGCVLKIGLSTWSLLRLDVCSAVKAIGDAGFEFVELWGEVPHAFPGWADKRRLKDALSTYDMMVTAHAPFTDLNLASPFQPVKGAVERALENYVEFSAYLGASVVTVHPGSVHNEKLVPDSAASSASALRKMVRAARGRLTVSIENQARGSPPYEFPLASTRESLELLLAETPGTRCTLDVGHAYVSGLSPLKMAERVGRKLSEVHLSDNDGRADDHLIPGEGTAPLTPLLEMLSDKDVLVCLELNPHRYSDAKVLAAAGSLRATVGLGARSRKKGIPAPR; this is encoded by the coding sequence GTGGGATGCGTACTGAAGATCGGGCTCAGCACTTGGAGCCTCCTGAGGCTGGACGTCTGCTCCGCGGTCAAGGCGATAGGAGACGCGGGGTTCGAGTTCGTAGAGCTTTGGGGGGAGGTGCCGCACGCCTTCCCCGGGTGGGCGGACAAGAGGCGGCTGAAGGACGCCCTCTCCACATACGACATGATGGTTACCGCGCATGCGCCCTTCACCGACCTGAACCTGGCGTCGCCGTTCCAACCGGTAAAGGGGGCGGTGGAGAGGGCGCTGGAGAATTACGTCGAGTTCAGCGCGTACCTCGGCGCCTCCGTGGTCACCGTCCACCCCGGGAGCGTCCACAACGAGAAACTCGTTCCCGATTCGGCGGCGAGCTCCGCGTCCGCGCTGCGTAAGATGGTCAGGGCAGCCAGGGGGAGGCTTACGGTCAGCATCGAGAACCAGGCGCGGGGGTCCCCGCCGTACGAGTTCCCGCTGGCGAGCACCCGGGAGTCTCTGGAGCTCCTCCTTGCCGAGACCCCCGGGACGAGATGCACCCTCGACGTCGGCCACGCCTATGTGAGCGGCCTGAGCCCGCTGAAGATGGCCGAAAGGGTCGGACGGAAGCTGTCTGAGGTGCACCTCAGCGACAACGACGGGAGGGCGGACGACCATCTCATCCCAGGAGAAGGGACGGCGCCCCTGACCCCCCTCCTAGAGATGCTCTCAGACAAGGACGTCCTGGTCTGCCTTGAGCTGAACCCTCACAGGTACTCGGACGCGAAGGTGCTCGCGGCTGCCGGTTCTCTGCGGGCCACGGTGGGCCTTGGAGCTCGAAGCAGGAAGAAGGGAATACCCGCCCCTCGGTAA
- a CDS encoding NUDIX domain-containing protein, producing MGGSEPVDRVDENDSIVGSSTVGECVERGLIHRAVAVVVERPGGKILLQRRSTRDNWQPGMWTLSCTGHVRKGETYEAAANRELMEELGITAELAFLKKYLLPPIVEGSRTEHEWVALFAGASGAEVRIDPVELDSVKEFTPRELQSEMDGALITPDAVMLLREYRKFARPTG from the coding sequence TTGGGTGGCTCAGAGCCGGTCGACCGCGTCGACGAAAACGATTCGATAGTCGGCTCCTCAACTGTCGGCGAGTGCGTGGAGAGGGGGCTCATCCACAGGGCTGTCGCCGTGGTGGTCGAGAGGCCCGGAGGAAAGATCCTCTTGCAGAGGAGAAGCACCAGGGACAACTGGCAGCCGGGCATGTGGACCCTTTCGTGCACGGGACACGTAAGGAAGGGAGAGACCTACGAAGCGGCTGCGAACCGCGAGCTCATGGAAGAGCTGGGGATCACCGCCGAGCTGGCTTTCCTGAAGAAGTATCTCCTCCCTCCCATAGTGGAAGGGTCCCGGACTGAGCACGAGTGGGTGGCCCTGTTCGCCGGGGCTTCGGGAGCAGAGGTACGCATCGACCCAGTGGAGCTCGACTCGGTGAAGGAGTTCACCCCGCGCGAGCTGCAGTCGGAGATGGACGGGGCGCTCATCACCCCCGACGCTGTCATGCTGCTCCGCGAGTACCGCAAGTTCGCCAGGCCCACCGGCTGA